One region of Anaeromyxobacter paludicola genomic DNA includes:
- a CDS encoding M1 family metallopeptidase, with the protein MAHPTTDRNFRLPQTVRPARYQAHLSIDLDAKRFTGEATIELSLGEPAQEVVLHGVDLEVDRAVCRSAGRALAATRVEVAKASETLLLRFPEPVPAGPASLELAWRGKMCDGLRGLYHAGPVAVTQFEAADARRVFPCFDEPAFKAVWSVSVDVPEGAVALGNGPAVREEVSGGRKRVEFAETPPLSSYLVALCAGALAPSPAIAVRNVPVRTWAVAEKARLAAFGQEVAVEVLPRLEDYFGLPYAFGKLDQVAVPDFEAGAMENAGLVTFREVALLLDPATASLAQKKRVAEVVTHELAHMWFGNWVTMQWWDDLWLNEAFATWMAFKVVDGWMPGWRVWLEFDTGKAAALHLDALRSTHPIHAYVKNAAEATESFDVITYEKGGAVLRMIESYLGEVPFREGIRAYMRKHGRANAVADDLWSALAEASGQPILELANDWIRQPGFPLVSVGRDGARLRLEQRRFFSAPGESGPGRWPVPLVLRYEDDAGVKTHRALLRDRSAVVELPAQGRVRWVCANGGATGFYRVAYEGAALADLRHHLAKLEPSERIQLVADEWALVRAAEREVGVFLDLCAAFGAEQDHAVLDELVGRLAAIEHRLVADSDRPRFQAWVAALFGPRFEEIGWNAQPGEPDAIRLRRSALVRALGLVARLPALVEEGAARLDRFLAGDPHALEANLHEAAVAMAARMGGAARFEQLRELYRNERDPAFRRRYLLALAQFEEPSLARRGEALAFDGSVPLQDLASYMATLLGNRSAREAFWVELQARFEEVRLTTAGAPMLLRRVIEALGALPERRHLDEATTLLQIHPVEAARQAAAQTLERMRQDVELRERTQAAIGRWLAARRG; encoded by the coding sequence ATGGCCCACCCCACCACGGACCGAAACTTCCGGCTCCCGCAGACCGTCCGTCCCGCGCGGTACCAGGCGCACCTCTCCATCGACCTCGACGCGAAGCGCTTCACGGGCGAGGCCACGATCGAGCTGTCGCTCGGCGAGCCGGCGCAGGAGGTCGTCCTCCACGGGGTGGACCTCGAGGTGGACCGCGCCGTCTGCCGCTCCGCCGGCCGGGCCCTCGCGGCGACCCGGGTGGAGGTGGCGAAGGCGAGCGAGACGCTCCTGCTCCGCTTCCCCGAGCCGGTGCCCGCCGGGCCGGCGTCGCTCGAGCTGGCGTGGCGCGGCAAGATGTGCGACGGCCTGCGCGGCCTGTACCACGCCGGCCCGGTGGCGGTGACGCAGTTCGAGGCCGCCGACGCGCGCCGGGTCTTCCCGTGCTTCGACGAGCCGGCCTTCAAGGCGGTCTGGTCGGTCTCGGTGGACGTGCCGGAGGGCGCCGTCGCGCTCGGGAACGGTCCCGCGGTCCGGGAGGAGGTCTCGGGCGGGCGCAAGCGGGTGGAGTTCGCCGAGACGCCGCCGCTCTCCTCCTACCTCGTGGCGCTCTGCGCGGGCGCCCTGGCCCCGAGCCCGGCCATCGCGGTGCGGAACGTGCCGGTGCGGACCTGGGCCGTCGCCGAGAAGGCGCGGCTCGCCGCCTTCGGCCAGGAGGTCGCGGTGGAGGTGCTGCCGCGGCTCGAGGACTACTTCGGCCTGCCGTACGCCTTCGGCAAGCTCGACCAGGTCGCGGTCCCCGACTTCGAGGCCGGCGCGATGGAGAACGCGGGGCTCGTCACCTTCCGCGAGGTGGCCCTGCTGCTCGATCCCGCGACCGCCTCGCTGGCGCAGAAGAAGCGGGTGGCGGAGGTGGTCACCCACGAGCTCGCGCACATGTGGTTCGGGAACTGGGTCACCATGCAGTGGTGGGACGACCTCTGGCTCAACGAGGCGTTCGCCACCTGGATGGCCTTCAAGGTGGTGGACGGCTGGATGCCGGGCTGGCGCGTCTGGCTGGAGTTCGACACCGGCAAGGCGGCGGCGCTGCACCTCGACGCGCTCCGCTCCACGCACCCCATCCACGCCTACGTGAAGAACGCGGCCGAGGCGACCGAGAGCTTCGACGTCATCACCTACGAGAAGGGCGGAGCGGTGCTCCGCATGATCGAGAGCTACCTGGGCGAGGTCCCGTTCCGCGAGGGGATCCGCGCCTACATGCGCAAGCACGGGCGCGCCAACGCGGTCGCCGACGACCTCTGGAGCGCCCTCGCCGAGGCCTCGGGCCAGCCCATCCTCGAGCTCGCGAACGACTGGATCCGGCAGCCGGGCTTCCCGCTCGTCTCGGTGGGCCGCGACGGGGCGCGGCTGCGGCTCGAGCAGCGCCGCTTCTTCTCCGCGCCCGGCGAGTCGGGCCCGGGCCGCTGGCCGGTCCCGCTCGTGCTCCGGTACGAGGACGACGCCGGCGTGAAGACCCACCGCGCGCTCCTGCGCGACCGGTCCGCCGTGGTCGAGCTCCCGGCGCAGGGCAGGGTGCGCTGGGTCTGCGCCAACGGCGGCGCGACCGGGTTCTACCGGGTGGCCTACGAGGGCGCCGCCCTCGCCGACCTGCGCCACCACCTCGCGAAGCTCGAGCCATCCGAGCGGATCCAGCTGGTGGCGGACGAGTGGGCGCTGGTGCGGGCGGCGGAGCGCGAGGTGGGCGTCTTCCTCGACCTCTGCGCCGCGTTCGGCGCCGAGCAGGACCACGCCGTCCTCGACGAGCTGGTCGGCCGGCTCGCCGCCATCGAGCACCGGCTGGTGGCCGACTCCGATCGCCCGCGCTTCCAGGCCTGGGTGGCGGCGCTGTTCGGCCCCCGCTTCGAGGAGATCGGCTGGAACGCCCAGCCGGGCGAGCCGGACGCGATCCGGCTCCGGCGCTCGGCGCTGGTGCGGGCCCTCGGGCTCGTGGCGCGGCTGCCGGCGCTGGTGGAGGAGGGGGCGGCGCGCCTCGACCGCTTCCTCGCCGGCGACCCCCACGCCCTCGAGGCCAACCTCCACGAGGCGGCGGTGGCGATGGCGGCGCGGATGGGCGGCGCGGCCCGCTTCGAGCAGCTCCGCGAGCTCTACCGGAACGAGCGCGATCCGGCCTTCCGGCGCCGGTACCTGCTTGCCCTGGCCCAGTTCGAGGAGCCGTCGCTCGCCCGCCGCGGCGAGGCGCTCGCCTTCGACGGCTCGGTGCCGCTGCAGGACCTCGCGTCCTACATGGCGACGCTGCTCGGGAACCGGTCGGCGCGCGAGGCCTTCTGGGTGGAGCTGCAGGCCCGCTTCGAGGAGGTGCGGCTCACCACCGCCGGCGCGCCGATGCTGCTCCGGCGCGTGATCGAGGCGCTCGGCGCGCTGCCGGAGCGGCGTCACCTCGACGAGGCCACCACGCTGCTCCAGATCCACCCGGTGGAGGCGGCCCGCCAGGCCGCGGCGCAGACCCTGGAGCGGATGCGCCAGGACGTGGAGCTCCGCGAGCGGACCCAGGCCGCCATCGGGCGCTGGCTCGCGGCGCGGCGCGGCTGA